The Onthophagus taurus isolate NC chromosome 6, IU_Otau_3.0, whole genome shotgun sequence region GTCTCGCAAGCAATGATAGGAACTCAACCTACCGCTCAAATAATAAGTCCACTTCAAGTATGTTgttaataatacttattattctttgcgttttaaattttcaaaccgCTTCGAATTCATTGCTAGTACACTTTacttaattcttaaaaatgaaacggacgtttttgaaaatttaagttatttactTAGAAATCttaacatttgatttttgttaatagccCAATGGACAACCAATGCAATTTACTCCATGGCAATTTCCTCAAGTATGGACAACAAATGCCATACAATCATCGACTTTATTGCCAAATCCGATTTTTATAAGAGGAACTCAACCAGATGGAACACCCGGGATGTTAATACAACAAAGTCCTCAAGCCACGACGATTCAAACACAACAAAAtcgtaatattaaaaaataaaataaaacaaattgagattGATTGATTACTTTGTTTAATATAGCTGTCGCAACTGGTGCAATGCCACAAATTGGAGCTAAACCACGTCCAACAACCGAAAACATCCAACCAAAGCAAGCAATAAACCGACCGTTAAGCATTTTGCCATCGAACACCGCAAATATCAGACCCGCCAGTTCGGTATCAACCCAAACAATAGGCGCACAAGCTCAGGTAACAAAACCAAAACCATCTCATATTCACTCATAAAcgagttaatatttttttttatatttatttattatggcATACCAAACGTATTTAATTTCCCTTTGAACTCTCTCTTCAATAGTTTTGCGTTTCCCAGGTTGGAATGGCCGCGAAACCTGCTGCTAAAGTACGAACGAAAGCTCCCGGAATTCGTACTCCACCCGCTCCGAAAGCGGACGCCGCGAATCAAACCCAAATAAAACCATACTCAAATCTCCAACACCACATCGTTTCAAATAAGATGTTGGTAATGAATAATCCCGCCACTTCAATAGCCATGACACCCGGTTCTCCCGTTGCAACGGATAAAACGCAACAGGTTGTCCAAAAAACGACCACCGTCACTCAACAACAAGCCCACACTCAACCGCAAACTCAACAAACcgttttaatgcaacaagcgtTCCAACAACAACAATTACATCAAATGCAATTTCAACAGCAACAgcagcaacaacaacaacaagcCGGACAACCTACGCATATTCAACCTAAACCAATCATGggtaagaaaaaataaataaaaataaattaaacagtttattttgaaatttattttatttaaagctATGTCAGCTATTCAAGGaattcaacaacaacaaattatTGCTGGTGATCGTCCAATTATGCCCGTCGTTTCAATGTCTGCACAGCAAGGGACTCAACAAATCCAACAAACACTTTCTGGACAAATGCCTCAAGGATTAACACTTCAACCGAATTTAGCAGTTACTCAACAAATGCCAATGGGAGTTCAACAAATCCATTCggtaagatatttttttttctgaattaaattttgtttaattaattttatcttatttaattaaaatgtttcattcCCAATTAGTTAGCACAAATGACACAATCAGGAGCGATTATTGGTCAACTTCAAACTCAACAAACACTTCCGCAAGTAGCCGCGAATCAATCGCAACTCCAACAGCTCCAACAAAACGGACAGACGATAACGATATCTCCTCCACAACAAGTTCAATTACCAGCTCCAGTTCCTAATTTAAAAGAAGATGCTTCCGGGGAAACCCCCGTCGATTCAGTTCAAAATATTACATCTGCAACGATAGTTGAGGCACCAAAAGAAAATGGAATTGAAGGTAAGTTTTTTGatgtaataaaaagtgattGCGAAGAAGAGGGGTGATAGTAGTTATGGTTAGATGAAGAAgggtaaaattatttaagtgaTTAGTAAAGTTTTTAGggtgttatttttttgtatatgttCACAGTTGTGAGTGCCCCCTTCAAAACAACCAATACTGCTGTTGCCTTTCGTTTAGAATACAAATCTCCAGGtatgtacttaaaaaaataaaagaaaaagtcaACAAGATATCAAGGAATCAATCTCCAAGTTGAATTGGTTAACAAAGCGTCTTAGGTTTCGTTAAACTCATtggaaattttcttttatttcaaatgactcataaaaaattttctcccCATCTAGTAAACAAACTAAAACGTCTAAAGTTTGTTTTCGAATCATTTCTTTTCCAGCACCCGGTCAACAACTAACTGATCTAAAAGCGGAAAATGTGAACGTAGTTGAACCTGCAACGAATTCCGCAACTATTCAACCAACTCCAATTCCTGGAACAGTACCAACGCAACCAGCTACAAGTTCCCAAGAAAATACGCTTCCCGTTGCTGCGACTGCCGAAGAAGTTAAAGAAAGGTGTCCTCCGAAAGCGATGGTTAAACCGCAAGTTTTAACTCACGTTATCGAAGATTTCGTTATTCAAGAATCTTCGGAACCATTTCCAGTTGTTCGAAATACTCTGTTAAGTGATCTCAAACCCAACGCTGTTAATGTTGATAAAGACGGAGATGAACCATCAAGTAAGACAATTTATTGattactttttgaaaaaaatattaaaaataattgttttaattaggAAAAAAACGCGCTTCTGGATCACCAACAAACGAACAATTATTAGCAAAAGGCGATTATGGAAAATGCGAAACGTGTGGAATTGTAGAtttaaaagtgaaatttaagAAGAATAATCGTTTTTGTTCTGTATCATGCGCTAAAGGGTAAATAATCAATGAAAATCCCATaaaaattcaatgaaaaataattttattcttttaagtagggttaaaaataaaaaagaaggtAAAAAAGGTAAATGGAAAGATGAATCAATGGATGTTGATGGTGAATCAGGAGCATCAGGAGCTGAAAGCAGTTTAAGTCCGAATGATGCAGCTTCAACAGAAGCTGAAGATAATACACCCAAAATTGATCCAATGAAATGGACTGTAcgtttaattctttaattctaaaatgttacgaatataaaatgatttttttttaggttcaaGAAGTATCTGATTTTATTAGCAACCTCCCAGGTTGTTCTGATTATGCTGAAGATTTTATAAATCACGAAATAGACGGACAAGCTTTGATGCTTTTGAAAGAGGATCATCTGATGAACGCAATGGCGATGAAACTAGGGCCTGCGCTTAAAATAGTAGCGAAAATCGATGATATGAGGGTGGATAAGGAACCACCAAAACAgtaagaatttgaaatttaagttaaattataaaaaataagactaagaaaatgtttgtataaagagtatataaaaaagaattttatattataagaCTGTTTTTTTAGTTTCGTATGCTTTACGCTGATCTTTAGTTTTAATTacgaaaaaatttataaatagataaaaaaattgttgaggAAACAACGTTATTTTATGTACATATTGTACATATTAAAAGAAAGGGTAGGAGTgtaaatagaatttaaaaaaaatcagattaatttttaataaattgactTGGAGTATGTTtacatgttttaaaaaaattataataatataaaatttcgcGCGTATTTCTTTTGGAGTGTTCAGTTTGTTTCGTTACGCTGATTGtgcaatttattttcttaaattattttcacacATATCtcatatttgttattaaaaaaattctcttttGTAAAATACTACTGCCATATAAaacgataataaaaatttgtaattttttataattaatttattgttttcatttaataccTTCTTTTAGGCTTCTATATActgggaatttcatataactttttgtttcagGTAAATAGCTTTTTCCTAGGCAGATAGTATCTGCCTATAGCAAAtagttttattccatttatttcAGTCTAAATTCTACTTTTCTAGGCAAATAGCATatggctaaaatattttcaggcaaATAGCTCtttaaaccaacccaaccccaggaatgtcttatttttttaagagagGCCTGCACTTTACTGTCATTGTTTTCTGGGCAAGGGATGTCAAAATGCCAGTGCCAGCCTACGAAATAACAGTGCAGTACAAAAAGGTGTacttgtttcaaaaataagatgaTTGATAACTTGATTGTCAAAACAAgtaaattattgaattttgtatttaagtcttcaagaaataaatcgtTTGATACGCAAATAATTTGACTCGTTTGACACTTATTAGTGACTTTAAGAACAGTAGGCTGATAACGATAGgaactactttattttattgtgaacAGGTACCTACTCTATATTGCATTGTTGTATCGAAAAAATGGTATTTGCCTAAAACAAGCTTAGACAGATACTATTTGTCTTGTCCAATAGTATTTGCCTAgacatttaatgataaaactgTAATGAACTACTGTTTGCCTAGGCAGGCAGTATCTGACTAGGAAAAAGCTATCTACCTGAAATAACCATTTGGATGCGACatatgcacttgcactgtcccacataaaataacgctgaataattactaaaacaagaattaactgtagcattagaactaacactaaccttttttggaaaaaaatgccctcaaaaacttttatatcaaaaaatgagaaaaccACTCCTGATTTTAAGGTACCTAAACGCCTTACTCTTTTGTTTGTTCAAATGTTTCGGAAATTTTATCGCCAAACCATTCAAGGCATATTATACCAAAAGACTTAACTTTACCACAAATTACAACATTGCTGATTGTATAGAAAATTCACATTGAATGGTTTCTGGAGGACAATCTGGCCAAATGTTGTGCAATCTGAGAATTTGCAGAATTTCATCCAGGCTACCAGTAACTTTAGGGCGGTCGTTACCGGAAGATGATTCAACTGTCAGATATTGAAGAGCTACCTTGAGTCACAATCATGAATGCAGTGACAGTTATGAAAATAACGAAAACATTTTTCCAACTATGTTACTTTTCAAAacagttaaaaatgtttagaaatgGGAGAGACACAAATATGTTGATAGAAAAGGATCCTATAACACAACAAAGATGAAAGGCTCAACGTGAGATCCGTAATGCCTTAGCACCATACAAACTTTTGCAACAGAGACTCTAAAATGATTATCTTAGAAATAAATCTAAACTTCAAATCAGTTCCAAATTTATGAATTCTCTATATTTTCAGACAATGCAGCTGAGAACTAAATATAACAGcttatttttataactaaataCTAAAATAGTGTATacatcattaataaaatatacatataataatatatttagaaTAAATATATCTTAAAACTCAACATCTTATTCCTTGGAACCCAACCCTTTCAAAATGACCAGCAAATAGCAATCGTCTTAGGGAAGGTTATGGCGCGAATTGCTTCGCTTTGGACAATCCGAGATTCGTTACAAAGGTTAGAATTACTTGggaatacatttaaattgttCCTAACATTCATATTTTCTATGTGAACCTaagaattttaagaatattaataattacaaataatacaatgtttttaagaaaattttgatgcattattcaacaacaaaacacttttttaaaataattaatataattttttaggttCAAATAGAAAACAACCTCACTATTTATAGCTgcaaaaaatttcaagaatATTGGTCgagtagtttttgagatatcatgtctaagacttaattatttatagagTGTAATAGTAGTTGCCTACCCATGCGTGACGTCACAAACGGGCCATCAAGCTATGCACTCATTCCCAAGATGTAGCAGTCGTCTTATATTCTATAAAAATTGccttttaatataatttatataattttttaggttCACATAGAAAACAACCTCACTATTTatatttgtaacaaattttaggaaTATTGGTCgagtagtttttgagatatcatgtcCAAGACTTGCTAATTTATAGAGTGTAATAGTAGTTGCCTACCAATATGTGACGTCACAAACGGGCCATCGACCTATACACCTATTCCCAGGATGTAGTAATCGTCTTAGATTCTATCGCTCTTGGATTAGActacaaaacattaaaaatggagacttaaatttatattaacattttaatgttaaacttAGGTTTCTGatacaatgtttaaaataaaatataacgttgaaattttatttattcctttattaataattcaatcGCGATAATTGCTATCAAttgtatgtatataaaatcCAGAAGATTActcttttttgtttgtctaAATTCATTTGTCTTgcagataataaaatttgtttgaccACAttgaaataactttattatattCATACGGAATGAATgacaaagaaaaaaggaaaacaaTATAATACACAATTCACACCATATTTTCTAAAGATTATCCtctattaaatcaatttgaacaaaaaaatcataattcagaacgaaaaaaattaatttttaaattaatcaatatctttgtttttttttgttaactaaGTCcatattatcttttttatttctatttgtgTCAATTTCATTCAGATTTGTCACTAGAATCATGCCTCTTCATGGACTTAAGCGCTTTTTCGCGCAACTTTTTTTCATCCTCATTAAGTATCTCGGGATCGCTATTATCCGAGTCGTCACTTTCAACTTTCTTCTTCTTATGCTTCTTGTGTTTCTTCGAatgctttttctttttcttatgcTTCTTATCTTTCTTCCTCTTTTTCGAATCGATTTCATTATCGCTTTCGCTTTCAGTCTTTGCTTTCgacttctttcttttcttttttctcgCCGTATCATCGTCCGAATCGGAACTAGTctcttttttatgtttctttttatctttatcgCGCTTTTCAATTTTCTCAACTTCCGAATCACTAGACGTGTCTCGAtgttttttcgattttttcggTTCATCACTATCACTCGAATTTTCAACTCGGCGggattttttagttttttcttcttcagtACTTGAAGATCTTTGTTTACGTTTATACTTTTTATCGGTTCCCGAATCGGAACTTGCGTGACGTTTCTTTCTTGGTTTTTCTTCACTACTATCGCGTTTAGATCGTTTCGATTCTTTTTTATCATCCTTTTTCTTTGAATATTCCCGATCACTATCACTTGAACTCGGCGAACGTTTTCTCGGACGTTTCTTTGTCcgtaatttttttctcgaatctttactttttacttcttcttcactttccgaacttgatgaatttgtttctGATTCACTTTTCGGTCTTTTTTTGCTCACTTtaacttctttttctttattaatatctttttttatttttttaacatcctctttattaccttcttttttatttggcGGGAATTCGTTTGCCTTTATGAACGGTGATGGTGTTCTTGATAAACTCCTTGAATACCTGGGAGGTGCATGAGGTGGAATTTGATGCATCTTAGGGCTGCTACTTCtcgatttcgattttttcttatCCTTTTTCGATTCATTTACATGATCCGACTTCCGTTTATTAGTTTCAACTTCAACGCGAGCTGTATTTCTATCGGTTTTAGTTCTATCAACTTTTCTTTGTTCTATCTCTTCATTTTTCCTAGTTTCAGGAAGCTTCCTTGATGGTGGGGCTGGTTCAATTATAGGCTCTTTCTTCTCTTCCTTTCGTGGTGGAACTCGTTCTTCACGAGATTGTTCTGGTTTTGGTGGGTCGCGACGTTCACTTTGTTGCCTTCGTGGACTTATACTCGGTTTTCTTGGTCTTGAGCGTCCTCTTGGTGGTGGAGATCGTTTTCTTGCGCTGCCTCGACTGTCTCTTGGTGATCGTCTTCTTGACCTTGAACGTTTATCTCGGCTTCTTGATCTTCTTCTATCTCTGGACGGTGGTCTTCTATAAGTTTGACGATTATCTCTTGATCTTGAACGGCGAAGactaaacaaacaaatttgattttcagaaaaattaaatatttgaatgGGTTGGAATCAAAATGATAGTTTTAATGTAATGTATAAGTAATCATATTATCAGAGAGACTAGTTTTAATGCAAAACTgttaaaacaagttaaatataataaatgggGTAGAACTCAATCATGTTGTTCTCcaattatttcaagaaatctTGAGAGATTGATGTTAAACCAAGACAGGTAACATTTGAAAAGTCGAAATGATACATTTTGAGAAGTCATCAGCAACCAAAACATAGACAACAAAGGCTGGAGACCAAGCCATGTGACTGAATTTAGGTAGTAGTGTTTCTTGGACAGCCTCAGCCATTTTTGTGCGCTTGAGAATTTGAACGATTCCCAAAAATCTATGCTAACACCAACATGTTCCTAAAACAATTCGTTCTAGTGCCATTTGCACAGACATAGCTTCTCCACCTAACAACTCTCGTTATCCCCTCCTATCCCCATCTTTAAACTCAAAAATGGGCTCCTCATTTGCAAATCctcatttttcattttgaaaaataatgaaaatttattaaatttactcaCTCTCATGATTGGATATGCGAAACACCacattttttgacatattttggtgttGCTATTGGGGGTACGGGAAGATAGGAGTCGGAGCTTCAAGCCCAAATCGAACACGACACCAATCGCTCGGAGCGGCACATAGAAGCTCCGAACGCTAAATCGAAAATATGtataatgtaattaattatgattaattaattaattaaatgatcaattcaaattaagattttaaagcggatgttaattaattattttaatgttaataaaatttttgttttaattaaatttattgttaccGGTCTCGACTTCTTCTTCTGCTAACGCTTCTTCGTCTTCTACTTGGACTTCTTCTGCTTCGACTGCGACGTCCTCTTCTTCTGCTCAAGCTCCTTCTGCGGCTGTAGCTTCTCCTTCGCCTTGAAGGGCTGTAGCGGCCTCTTGAGGGGCTTCTGCGAGATCTTGAGGGGCTGCGACGTCGGCGACTCGGGCTTCTTTTTGAACGAGACACACTCCTCCTAAAATACGTTGAAACGTGCtgttatcataaaaaaattaatataaaaaacaattaatttctttaaaaagaaatgtctaaaaaagttaaataaaaaatgttcttaacCCTTTTTCTTCCGTAATTTACCCACTCTAAAGAAAcgaataaatcaaatttgctttttaCCTTCGAGATAAACTTCTTTTACGACTATTACTCCTCCTTTTTGAAAGACTTCGTCTCCTCCTCGAGCTATCCCGCCGATCCCGACTTTTTCTGGCATCCCGTTTCGGACTTTTTGAGGGTGACCGTTTCCCGCGTCGTTTGTCCACTTCGGCTTCGCTGTCGGAACTTTCTTTGTTCGTCCGGTAGTGGCGCTTCTTCTGAACGCTGTCTTCTTTCTTGTGAATTTCGAAATTCGCCTTCGATCCCGAGCTGGAACGAGAACGCCGTTGTTTTTCGGCTGCGCCTCCTCCGACCCCTTTGGACACCGACCGCGACTTCCGCTCCTTAGACGCCGACTTCCTCGAGTTGCTTGAAGATCTAGATCCTCTTGATCTCGACCTCGACTTGCTGAGTGAACCGCTCTTGCTCCTCGAACGAGATCTCGACTTCGAATGGGATGCTGATTTCGATTTTAAGGTGTCGTTTCCGGCCATTGACATCAGCTTCGCTTGAAGTTTCGATACTTGTTGAGGGGGATCCCTAATTAAAATAGATACGTaatgtttcaataaaaattgtgttaaaataTCTTACTTGTGAGTGATTGCATTTCTTTTATGTGGTCCATCGCGTTCTTTGTCGCTATTTTCGCCGTTTCGATCCCGTTTTTCACTTGGACTAACGTTCCCGTTGTCCTTGTTATTGTAGTCGTTCAATTTGGAGACGGATCGGCTTCGCGAACGTTTGTCCTTGCGTTCTTTGGATCGATCGCTATCCCTGGACGTTTTATTTTCTGGAGACTTCCTCCGTTGTCTAGATCTGGACCTCGAACGGCGAGATCTTGATCTTGAACGACGCGAACGGGATCGTTCACGTTCTCGGTATTTTTTGTCCTTTTCTGGTTttgctttttctttttcacgtTCTTTAGAAGATTCTTCTAATTCTTGCTATATGggcgaaaatttaaataatatttaggattaatcaacaattttggaattgtttttaaaccagttACAATTATGAACaagaattaaatataactGGTGTTAAGTTAGGCATTACATTACAGGtttatactaaaaatttaaaatctttaaggTTCATTACTACCAAATCAATTctatcaattaattaaagaaataaattaaataagataCAGTTTAACTTATCTAACCAACCTCTACATATATAATAGATAGATATGGATAGGCATTTAGGGTTGCGTCTCTTTATCCAGAGATTCTCAAGGTAATGATAGAAGAAGATGGCTATACCAACCAAATCATATTCAACGTAAATGAAACTGGTGTAATCTGGAAAAAAATGCCTAAAAGTACATTTATAGCGCGTGAAGAGAAAACTTTTCCAGGTTTTAAAATCGCCAAAGATCAATTGACAGTGTTGGTTGGCGCGAAATCAGCTGGTGACTATAAATTAAAACCTCTTTTAGCTTATCGCTCACCAAATCTAAgagctttaaaaaataaatctaaaactgGGTTGCCCGTGATTTGAAAGTGGAATGCTAAAGCTTCTCTTTTTGCAGACTGGTTTGGTCATCACTTTATACCTGAAGTCGAACGTTATTgccaattaaaagaaatccCATTTAAAGTGATGTTAATAATCGAGTCAGTCGCCTGTAACTCTAATTAATTTCGACCCACGTGTGAAAGTTGTGTTTTTGTCACCAAATACAACCTGCTTGCTTCAACTGATGGACCAGggattaaaacatttaaagctTACTACACAAGAGACGCAGAGAAAAAATTGTGTCCATTTTTTTTCACCACTACAACTCAGGAAGAATCAATTTGATCGCCAGATCCTGATCAAATTGGTAATATGATTGAACAAATGGTCGATCTTGCCagacaattaaatttagaggTGGATGGTGATGACGTTCAAAAACTGCTGGATTCAGACAATCAGGAGCTGACAATTGATAAGCTTGTAGAAA contains the following coding sequences:
- the LOC111427667 gene encoding serine/arginine repetitive matrix protein 1, translated to MMYTGTTTEQDNRFSDKEKKLLKQMKFSDCLSQRVDMSKIKLDVIKPWIQEKITEILKIDDDVVVDFVYNQLDEKYPDPKKIQINLTGFLHGKNAREFMAELWALLISAQENPTGIPDCLLELRKEEITKKRQELEESSKEREKEKAKPEKDKKYRERERSRSRRSRSRSRRSRSRSRQRRKSPENKTSRDSDRSKERKDKRSRSRSVSKLNDYNNKDNGNVSPSEKRDRNGENSDKERDGPHKRNAITHKDPPQQVSKLQAKLMSMAGNDTLKSKSASHSKSRSRSRSKSGSLSKSRSRSRGSRSSSNSRKSASKERKSRSVSKGVGGGAAEKQRRSRSSSGSKANFEIHKKEDSVQKKRHYRTNKESSDSEAEVDKRRGKRSPSKSPKRDARKSRDRRDSSRRRRSLSKRRSNSRKRSLSRRRSVSRSKRSPSRRRRSPSRSRRSPSRGRYSPSRRRRSYSRRRSLSRRRGRRSRSRRSPSRRRRSVSRRRSRDRLRRSRSRDNRQTYRRPPSRDRRRSRSRDKRSRSRRRSPRDSRGSARKRSPPPRGRSRPRKPSISPRRQQSERRDPPKPEQSREERVPPRKEEKKEPIIEPAPPSRKLPETRKNEEIEQRKVDRTKTDRNTARVEVETNKRKSDHVNESKKDKKKSKSRSSSPKMHQIPPHAPPRYSRSLSRTPSPFIKANEFPPNKKEGNKEDVKKIKKDINKEKEVKVSKKRPKSESETNSSSSESEEEVKSKDSRKKLRTKKRPRKRSPSSSDSDREYSKKKDDKKESKRSKRDSSEEKPRKKRHASSDSGTDKKYKRKQRSSSTEEEKTKKSRRVENSSDSDEPKKSKKHRDTSSDSEVEKIEKRDKDKKKHKKETSSDSDDDTARKKKRKKSKAKTESESDNEIDSKKRKKDKKHKKKKKHSKKHKKHKKKKVESDDSDNSDPEILNEDEKKLREKALKSMKRHDSSDKSE